One Megalopta genalis isolate 19385.01 chromosome 5, iyMegGena1_principal, whole genome shotgun sequence DNA window includes the following coding sequences:
- the PKD gene encoding serine/threonine-protein kinase D3 — MEGPEVTFLFQFGLTRDTVTVDSSTLTLRALKEFACDFINAKCPEHGLNHLFERLLLFKHDYNSNNILQLITNTTEVVDETLVEIVLTAQVPNEEVPIRSHALTVHSYKVPTFCDFCGEMLFGLVRQGLKCEGCGMNYHKRCVVKIPNNCSQDANQRRRSSAMLNVPRSPSQGSTSSLTSISDDNHSTNNMLNVSQNNSTLTIPSILAPKQSRSPSLGGRPVWVERELATRIKIPHTFVVHTYTRPTVCGHCKKLLRGLFKQGLQCKDCQYNAHKKCIEKIPKDCTGENTRDNTGNEYPDSGVGSEPEGKCDGRNEEGDGDSDAESPSPPQHSSFAGDETKTPEDYSEQVPSNDDTNYDECQKSRPSSCSSTPSNNIPLMRIVQSVKHTKRRGSKVLKEGWMVHFTNRDSMRKKHYWRLDTKAITLFQSENSSKYYKEIPLVEIISIEAAKTSRSSTMHCFELKTANVEYYVGEDPSYRDNCSQVPPPESGIGAHVARSWETSIRQALMPVTTVSNSQEQTTEPEENVTDMSQLYEIFPDEVLGSGQFGTVYGGVHRKSGRAVAIKVIDKLRFPTKQEAQLKNEVAILQNLSHSGVVNLERMFETTERIFVVMEKLKGDMLEMILSSERGRLSERITKFLITQILVALKHLHSKNIVHCDLKPENVLLSSDSEFTQVKLCDFGFARIIGEKSFRRSVVGTPAYLAPEVLRNKCYNRSLDMWSVGVIIYVSLSGTFPFNEEEDINEQIQNAAFMYPPVPWQEISSDAIDLINNLLQVKQRKRYTVDKSLQHIWLQDYQTWCDLRELESKVGYRYLTHESDDARWLAYSNQRT; from the exons aTGGAGGGACCAGaagtaacatttttatttcaatttggtTTGACTCGTGACACTGTCACTGTCGATAGCAGCACGTTAACTCTTAGGGCTCTTAAGGAATTTGCCTGCGATTTTATAAATGCCAAATGTCCAGAGCATGGTTTAAATCACCTATTCGAACGATTGCTTTTATTCAAGCACGATTATAATTCTAACAATATACTGCAGCTTATTACGAATACAACAGAAGTTGTTGACGAAACTCTGGTAGAAATTGTTTTGACTG CGCAAGTGCCAAATGAAGAAGTTCCCATTCGTTCTCATGCTTTAACCGTTCATTCGTACAAGGTTCCAACATTTTGTGATTTTTGTGGTGAAATGTTATTTGGTCTTGTTCGGCAAGGTTTAAAGTGTGAAG GATGTGGGATGAATTATCACAAAAGATGCGTTGTTAAAATACCTAATAATTGCTCACAAGATGCCAATCAGAGACGACGTAGTTCAGCGATGCTGAATGTACCAAGATCTCCGAGTCAAGGGTCTACCAGTAGTTTGACCAGCATCAGCGACGATAACCATAGTACAAATAATATGCTGAACGTGAGCCAAAATAATAGTACTTTG ACAATACCAAGTATACTGGCTCCAAAACAATCCCGTTCTCCTTCACTGGGAGGAAGACCAGTTTGGGTCGAACGAGAACTTGCGACCCGTATAAAAATTCCGCATACATTTGTGGTGCACACATACACTAGGCCAACTGTATGCGGACACTGTAAAAAATTGCTGAGAGGTTTATTTAAGCAAGGCCTCCAATGTAAAGATTGTCAGTACAATGCACACAAAAAGTGTATTGAAAAAATACCTAAAGACTGTACCGGAGAAAATACACGAGACAATACAG GTAATGAGTACCCAGATAGCGGAGTAGGCAGTGAACCAGAAGGTAAATGCGATGGAAGGAACGAAGAAGGCGATGGTGATAGTGATGCCGAGTCTCCATCACCGCCACAACATTCATCATTTGCTGGAGACGAAACGAAAACACCTGAAGATTATTCT GAACAAGTTCCAAGCAACGATGATACTAATTATGACGAGTGTCAAAAATCAAGACCATCAAG CTGCAGTTCCACGCCAAGCAATAACATACCTTTAATGCGTATAGTGCAAAGTGTAAAACACACGAAACGACGTGGTTCAAAAGTTCTAAAAGAAGGTTGGATGGTACATTTTACAAATCGTGATTCGATG aGAAAAAAGCATTATTGGCGTCTCGATACAAAAGCTATCACATTATTTCAAAGCGAAAACAGCTCCAAATATTATAAAGAAATTCCATTGGTCGAGATAATATCAATCGAAGCTGCAAAAACATCTCGATCAA GCACGATGCATTGTTTCGAGTTGAAAACTGCCAATGTTGAGTATTATGTTGGAGAAGATCCTTCGTATAGAGATAATTGTAGTCAAGTTCCTCCTCCAGAAAGTGGTATCGGAGCACATGTAGCTCGATCGTGGGAAACTAGTATTAGACAAGCACTTATGCCTGTGACGACTGTATCGAACA gcCAGGAACAAACTACAGAACCAGAAGAAAATGTCACAGACATGTCTCAGTTATATGAGATCTTTCCAGATGAAGTACTAGGTTCTGGTCAATTTGGTACTGTATATGGAGGTGTTCATCGTAAGAGTGGTCGGGCAGTTGCTATAAAAGTAATCGACAAGCTGCGATTTCCAACAAAGCAAGAAGCACAATTGAAAAATGAAGTCGCTATTCTACAAAATCTTTCCCACAGTGGTGTGGTAAATCTAGAACGGATGTTTGAGACCACAGAACGAATATTTGTGGTCATGGAGAAGCTGAAGGGAGATATGTTAGAAATGATATTGAGCTCGGAACGTGGCCGCCTCAGCGAGAGAATCACTAAATTCCTAATTACACAAATATTAGTAGCATTGAAACATTTGCACAGCAAGAATATAGTTCACTGCGATTTGAAACCAGAAAATGTGTTGTTAAGCAGCGACAGTGAATTTACTCAAGTGAAGCTGTGCGATTTCGGTTTCGCTAGAATCATAGGCGAGAAAAGTTTCAGAAGAAGCGTCGTTGGCACACCCGCTTATTTAGCACCAGAAGTATTAagaaacaaatgttacaatcGATCTTTGGATATGTGGAGTGTCGGTGTAATTATTTATGTATCTTTAAGCGGTACATTCCCTTTCAACGAGGAAGAAGATATCaatgaacaaattcagaatGCTGCTTTCATGTATCCACCTGTTCCTTGGCAAGAAATTTCATCCGATG CAATCGATTTGATCAATAATTTGTTGCAAGTAAAACAAAGGAAACGTTACACTGTAGACAAAAGTTTACAACATATATGGCTTCAA GATTATCAAACATGGTGTGACTTACGAGAATTAGAATCGAAGGTGGGATACCGTTATTTAACTCATGAAAGCGATGATGCTCGGTGGCTGGCGTACAGTAACCAACGCACATGA
- the LOC117227595 gene encoding uncharacterized protein LOC117227595 → MLILSIISILLLWNNSLAEWIDMPQFSDENRIYRIPSSKQDHYYQFSPTITEGQSSRKDLYEEVAAVNGNEGSLLSHRFEDSDSETTTIHEYTNEENSFSTSSEKQEKTTDSSIADKNNSNTEYYNGSLISNNVDILKYLPVNVLKTVHQILKSQSTSSEGKLLFLKIFEQTLITEIESRLAQTVTGSRHKRGTEHYDLGYDSHDNATGFPSIEGALMAISFLTFAVYLVRLVMLLFRNMNNPAPTPTGATLLLGRRKRRRSINILDEETVKILSSMDKFI, encoded by the exons ATGTTAATACtaagtataataagtatattGTTGTTGTGGAACAACAGTTTGGCAGAATGGATAGACATGCCACAGTTCTCCGATGAAAATAGAATATACAG AATACCATCCTCGAAACAGGATCATTATTATCAATTTTCCCCAACAATCACAGAAGGTCAATCATCGCGGAAAGATCTGTACGAAGAAGTAGCAGCAGTTAACGGAAACGAAGGATCTCTactatcgcatcgatttgaagattcTGATAGTGAAACCACGACGATTCACGAGTATACCAATGAAGAAAATTCGTTTTCAACTAGTTCCGAAAAACAAGAAAAGACAACCGATTCCTCGATAGCGGAT AAAAACAATTCGAACACAGAATATTACAATGGATCCTTGATCTCGAACAACGTAGACATTCTAAAATATTTACCGGTAAACGTATTGAAAACTGTTCATCAGATTTTAAAATCGCAGTCCACGTCTAGCGAGGGAAAACTCTTGTTCTTGAAAATATTTGAACAAACGTTGATAACTGAAATAG agTCACGTCTCGCTCAGACTGTAACAGGTAGCCGACACAAAAGAGGAACCGAACATTATGATCTCGGTTACGACTCTCACGACAACGCCACAGGATTTCCGTCCATAGAAGGTGCATTGATGGCTATTTCATTCCTCACGTTTGCTGTATATCTTGTTCGACTAGTAATG CTTTTATTCAGAAATATGAATAACCCTGCACCCACCCCAACCGGTGCCACGTTACTCCTCGGCAGAAGAAAAAGGAGAAGATCTATAAACATACTTGACGAAGAGACGGTTAAGATACTCAGCAGCATGGATAAATTCATCTGA
- the Dhap-at gene encoding dihydroxyacetone phosphate acyltransferase isoform X1 — MHRHVESVDLLLARRKDCDILWASRPMDPLLPHKISSESKYSRDQMIEAVLNDEKVKLAITSVATAQQLDVNKVVKEARVMINEMASKAHLATVRWLGIVITKVLKRIFLSIHINENVLLRMKKEMQISQVQYVYAPSHRSYLDFILLSYILFSYNMALPNIASGMDFYQMYVIGELLRKTGAFYMRRSFCNDSVYKKVFQSYVSSLVKHSDRAIEFFIEGTRSRSLKSIIPKFGLLSTILESLLEGGVPDIHFIPISISYERPPEELLFAYELLGVPKPKESTVGLLQSLSILRKPYAYGCVFCNIGEPISACNFLSMKVRKAKVLSPYTKLPSTVCESLAFHIIDSHKKNTVLMPINVIALLFNERSQMYPDNPYTLDSLVNDYLWCKNILQTFHATVYSKKSGDANDAGQEILNTLKTHEELLVFDSLEVLRLKQRHKSTKLKILTQVKGHTLSEKTMQIAVSVINVSIYLNPTLSFLMKPAIATLAIGMERAELDSAFKRYALLRLILSTEFAMPLLEDESAVMFEWKETLDILLRLNYINIHNNKYIQAHNLKVFSLLYNVLLPFVDAMYITSLVLFEWDESVDVTVKVVSTEAQKRAEEAFLEGDGWGMHPYSLSLDLFSTSISNLILQSILVPSEKPNTYHVDKIRLGLVLGELHNLSLKRPPGSYRDTVLLSATPLTVQAKL, encoded by the exons ATGCATCGACACGTAGAATCTGTGGATTTGTTGCTCGCAAGGCGAAAGGATTGTGATATTTTATGGGCTTCTCGACCTATGGATCCCTTATTACCACATAAAATTTCTTCCGAATCCAAGTATTCCAGAGATCAAATGATTGAAGCTGTCTTGAACgatgaaaaagttaaattaGCAATTACATCTGTAGCTACGGCACAGCAACTAGACGTAAACAAAGTTGTAAAAGAAGCTCGTGTGATGATAAATGAAATGGCTAGTAAAGCACATTTAGCTACTGTGCGTTGGCTAG GTATTGTTATTACTAAAGTACTTAAAAGAATTTTTTTAAGCATTCACATAAATGAAAATGTACTCTTGAGAATGAAAAAAGAAATGCAAATTTCTCAAGTTCAATACGTGTATGCCCCTTCGCATAGAAGTTATCTAGATTTCATATTGCTATCGTATATTTTGTTTTCATACAACATGGCGCTTCCTAACATTGCAAGTGGCATGGACTTTTATCAGATGTACGTGATAGGAGAATTGCTAAGGAAAACAGGAGCTTTTTATATGCGACGTAGCTTCTGCAATGATTCAGTATACAAAAAAGTATTCCAATCGTATGTATCGTCGCTAGTAAAGCACAGCGACAGAGCAATAGAATTTTTCATCGAAGGCACTCGCAGTAGAAGCTTGAAGAGTATAATACCAAAATTTG GTCTTTTATCAACTATTTTGGAAAGTTTATTGGAAGGTGGGGTACCCGATATTCATTTTATACCTATAAGTATTAGCTACGAACGACCACCGGAAGAATTACTATTCGCGTATGAACTCTTAGGTGTTCCGAAACCGAAAGAATCTACAGTTGGTCTCCTTCAATCGTTGTCTATTTTACGGAAACCTTATGCATACGGTTGTGTGTTTTGTAATATCGGCGAGCCCATTTCTGCTTGTAACTTTCTAAGTATGAAAGTCCGTAAGGCAAAAGTATTATCACCCTATACAAAACTACCATCGACGGTCTGTGAAAGTTTGGCTTTCCATATAATTGATTCGCATAAAAAAAATACGGTTCTTATGCCTATCAATGTAATCGCATTGTTGTTCAATGAAAGGAGTCAAATGTATCCTGATAATCCGTACACGTTAGATAGTTTAGTTAATGATTATTTGTGGTGTAAAAACATTTTACAAACATTTCATGCGACTGTATATTCAAAAAA GTCAGGGGATGCAAATGATGCAGGACaagaaatattaaatacccTAAAGACTCATGAAGAATTACTTGTGTTTGATTCGTTGGAAGTTCTAAGACTGAAACAAAGACACAAATCGACAAAATTGAAAATCCTCACACAAGTTAAAGGACATACTCTCTCGGAGAAAACGATGCAAATAGCAGTATCAGTTATTAACGTATCAATTTATCTGAATCCCACACTTTCTTTTCTAATGAAACCAGCTATTGCGACGTTAGCAATTGGAATGGAAAGAGCCGAACTCG ATTCCGCTTTTAAACGATATGCATTACTCAGGTTAATATTGAGCACAGAATTCGCAATGCCACTGTTGGAAGATGAGTCGGCGGTAATGTTCGAATGGAAAGAAACTCTAGATATTTTACTGAGActgaattatataaatattcacAATAACAAATATATTCAAGCACATAATTTGAAAGTATTCTCTCTCTTGTACAATGTATTACTGCCATTTGTAGATGCAATGTACATCACGAGTCTTGTTTTGTTTGAG TGGGATGAGTCGGTCGACGTAACTGTAAAAGTAGTTTCCACCGAAGCTCAGAAACGGGCTGAAGAAGCATTTCTCGAAGGAGATGGATGGGGGATGCATCCATATTCATTATCTCTTGATTTATTTTCCACATCGATAAGCAATCTCATATTGCAAAGTATTCTGGTACCATCAGAAAAACCAAACACCTACCATGTCGACAAAATTCGATTAGGGTTAGTTCTTGGAGAATTGCATAATCTTTCGTTGAAACGACCACCGGGTTCATATCGTGATACAGTATTATTGTCCGCAACGCCGCTAACTGTGCAAGCCAAATTGTAA
- the Dhap-at gene encoding dihydroxyacetone phosphate acyltransferase isoform X2, whose product MHRHVESVDLLLARRKDCDILWASRPMDPLLPHKISSESKYSRDQMIEAVLNDEKVKLAITSVATAQQLDVNKVVKEARVMINEMASKAHLATVRWLGIVITKVLKRIFLSIHINENVLLRMKKEMQISQVQYVYAPSHRSYLDFILLSYILFSYNMALPNIASGMDFYQMYVIGELLRKTGAFYMRRSFCNDSVYKKVFQSYVSSLVKHSDRAIEFFIEGTRSRSLKSIIPKFGLLSTILESLLEGVPKPKESTVGLLQSLSILRKPYAYGCVFCNIGEPISACNFLSMKVRKAKVLSPYTKLPSTVCESLAFHIIDSHKKNTVLMPINVIALLFNERSQMYPDNPYTLDSLVNDYLWCKNILQTFHATVYSKKSGDANDAGQEILNTLKTHEELLVFDSLEVLRLKQRHKSTKLKILTQVKGHTLSEKTMQIAVSVINVSIYLNPTLSFLMKPAIATLAIGMERAELDSAFKRYALLRLILSTEFAMPLLEDESAVMFEWKETLDILLRLNYINIHNNKYIQAHNLKVFSLLYNVLLPFVDAMYITSLVLFEWDESVDVTVKVVSTEAQKRAEEAFLEGDGWGMHPYSLSLDLFSTSISNLILQSILVPSEKPNTYHVDKIRLGLVLGELHNLSLKRPPGSYRDTVLLSATPLTVQAKL is encoded by the exons ATGCATCGACACGTAGAATCTGTGGATTTGTTGCTCGCAAGGCGAAAGGATTGTGATATTTTATGGGCTTCTCGACCTATGGATCCCTTATTACCACATAAAATTTCTTCCGAATCCAAGTATTCCAGAGATCAAATGATTGAAGCTGTCTTGAACgatgaaaaagttaaattaGCAATTACATCTGTAGCTACGGCACAGCAACTAGACGTAAACAAAGTTGTAAAAGAAGCTCGTGTGATGATAAATGAAATGGCTAGTAAAGCACATTTAGCTACTGTGCGTTGGCTAG GTATTGTTATTACTAAAGTACTTAAAAGAATTTTTTTAAGCATTCACATAAATGAAAATGTACTCTTGAGAATGAAAAAAGAAATGCAAATTTCTCAAGTTCAATACGTGTATGCCCCTTCGCATAGAAGTTATCTAGATTTCATATTGCTATCGTATATTTTGTTTTCATACAACATGGCGCTTCCTAACATTGCAAGTGGCATGGACTTTTATCAGATGTACGTGATAGGAGAATTGCTAAGGAAAACAGGAGCTTTTTATATGCGACGTAGCTTCTGCAATGATTCAGTATACAAAAAAGTATTCCAATCGTATGTATCGTCGCTAGTAAAGCACAGCGACAGAGCAATAGAATTTTTCATCGAAGGCACTCGCAGTAGAAGCTTGAAGAGTATAATACCAAAATTTG GTCTTTTATCAACTATTTTGGAAAGTTTATTGGAAG GTGTTCCGAAACCGAAAGAATCTACAGTTGGTCTCCTTCAATCGTTGTCTATTTTACGGAAACCTTATGCATACGGTTGTGTGTTTTGTAATATCGGCGAGCCCATTTCTGCTTGTAACTTTCTAAGTATGAAAGTCCGTAAGGCAAAAGTATTATCACCCTATACAAAACTACCATCGACGGTCTGTGAAAGTTTGGCTTTCCATATAATTGATTCGCATAAAAAAAATACGGTTCTTATGCCTATCAATGTAATCGCATTGTTGTTCAATGAAAGGAGTCAAATGTATCCTGATAATCCGTACACGTTAGATAGTTTAGTTAATGATTATTTGTGGTGTAAAAACATTTTACAAACATTTCATGCGACTGTATATTCAAAAAA GTCAGGGGATGCAAATGATGCAGGACaagaaatattaaatacccTAAAGACTCATGAAGAATTACTTGTGTTTGATTCGTTGGAAGTTCTAAGACTGAAACAAAGACACAAATCGACAAAATTGAAAATCCTCACACAAGTTAAAGGACATACTCTCTCGGAGAAAACGATGCAAATAGCAGTATCAGTTATTAACGTATCAATTTATCTGAATCCCACACTTTCTTTTCTAATGAAACCAGCTATTGCGACGTTAGCAATTGGAATGGAAAGAGCCGAACTCG ATTCCGCTTTTAAACGATATGCATTACTCAGGTTAATATTGAGCACAGAATTCGCAATGCCACTGTTGGAAGATGAGTCGGCGGTAATGTTCGAATGGAAAGAAACTCTAGATATTTTACTGAGActgaattatataaatattcacAATAACAAATATATTCAAGCACATAATTTGAAAGTATTCTCTCTCTTGTACAATGTATTACTGCCATTTGTAGATGCAATGTACATCACGAGTCTTGTTTTGTTTGAG TGGGATGAGTCGGTCGACGTAACTGTAAAAGTAGTTTCCACCGAAGCTCAGAAACGGGCTGAAGAAGCATTTCTCGAAGGAGATGGATGGGGGATGCATCCATATTCATTATCTCTTGATTTATTTTCCACATCGATAAGCAATCTCATATTGCAAAGTATTCTGGTACCATCAGAAAAACCAAACACCTACCATGTCGACAAAATTCGATTAGGGTTAGTTCTTGGAGAATTGCATAATCTTTCGTTGAAACGACCACCGGGTTCATATCGTGATACAGTATTATTGTCCGCAACGCCGCTAACTGTGCAAGCCAAATTGTAA